The Microcoleus sp. AS-A8 genome has a segment encoding these proteins:
- a CDS encoding ABC transporter ATP-binding protein, with amino-acid sequence MTNSAILHLEGITKQFEHSSYPAVANVTLTLQQGDLLGLLGPSGCGKTTLLRIVAGFEQPQSGIVELAGRPVAGGGYWVPPEQRDTGMVFQDYALFPHLSVADNVAFGLKKSRARSKVHGFKEKVKEAIALVGLSGLEQRYPHELSGGQQQRVALARALAPRPALILLDEPLSNLDVQVRLRLRQEVRSILKETGTSAIFVTHDQEEALSISDKVGVMRGGHLEQLGTPEEIYTHPASRFVAEFVTQSNFLPARRREHLWETEVGSFEMRMVDSKLNPTGETQSSVLDVGELMLREENLILKVDDEAKVVIRDRHFLGREYRYCLETPSGKQLHARTTLSTLLPVGTRVQLSVANPLPIFPAASSISQSTPVLL; translated from the coding sequence ATGACGAACTCAGCGATTCTACATTTAGAGGGCATCACCAAGCAGTTTGAGCATTCCTCTTACCCAGCCGTAGCTAATGTCACATTGACGCTACAGCAAGGAGATTTATTAGGGTTACTGGGGCCATCTGGCTGTGGCAAAACGACACTGTTGCGAATTGTCGCAGGGTTTGAGCAACCCCAATCGGGCATCGTGGAATTAGCAGGACGTCCGGTGGCGGGTGGCGGTTATTGGGTACCGCCAGAACAAAGGGACACGGGTATGGTGTTTCAGGACTATGCTCTGTTTCCTCACCTCAGTGTGGCGGACAATGTCGCCTTTGGTTTGAAAAAGAGCCGAGCTCGGAGCAAGGTGCATGGGTTCAAAGAAAAAGTCAAAGAAGCGATCGCCCTGGTGGGATTATCAGGACTCGAACAACGCTACCCCCACGAACTCTCAGGAGGTCAGCAGCAACGAGTGGCTCTCGCCCGTGCCTTAGCACCAAGACCGGCTTTAATTTTGTTGGATGAACCTTTGAGCAATCTGGATGTCCAAGTGCGTCTGCGGTTGCGCCAAGAAGTGCGATCGATTCTCAAGGAAACGGGAACCTCTGCGATTTTCGTCACCCACGACCAAGAAGAAGCTCTTTCCATTTCCGACAAGGTCGGTGTGATGCGTGGTGGACACTTAGAGCAATTGGGAACACCAGAGGAAATTTATACTCATCCCGCCTCTCGCTTTGTGGCAGAATTTGTCACTCAGTCCAATTTTCTCCCCGCTCGACGCCGAGAACACTTATGGGAAACTGAAGTCGGGTCTTTTGAAATGAGGATGGTGGACTCCAAACTCAACCCCACAGGCGAAACTCAATCCTCTGTTCTCGACGTGGGCGAGTTAATGTTGCGCGAAGAAAATCTCATTCTTAAGGTTGATGACGAGGCCAAGGTAGTGATTCGCGATCGCCACTTTCTCGGTCGTGAGTATCGTTACTGTTTAGAAACTCCCTCAGGAAAACAACTCCATGCTCGCACAACACTGAGTACTCTGTTGCCAGTGGGAACGCGGGTACAACTATCTGTGGCGAATCCCTTGCCAATTTTTCCAGCCGCCTCATCAATATCTCAAAGCACACCTGTATTGCTTTAA
- a CDS encoding aspartate ammonia-lyase, with protein MSETTGAAYRIEKDSMGERQIPVEAYYGIQTLRAMENFPISGIKPLPTYVDACVLIKKATAIANGELGCISQELSHAIVQAADEILQGKFRDQFVVDVYQAGAGTSHHMNINEVLANRALELLGEEKGNYKRVSPNDHVNYGQSTNDVIPTAIRIGGLLALEHSLYPALSDAVTALDNKADEFQDIVKSGRTHMQDAVPVRLGESFRAWAQILSEHMNRIERASEDLMVLGLGGSAAGTGLNTHPQYRQRVAQILSELIDKPLRTTPHLMAAMQSMAPFVSVSGSLRNLAQDCVKISHDLRLMDSGPKTGLKEIQLPPVQPGSSIMPGKYNPVMAEMTSMVCFQVMGYDSAIALAAQAGQLELNVMMPLIAYNLIHSIEILGNTLSALTKRGIEGIQVNRDRCLAYAEGSLALVTALNPHIGYLNAAAVAKESLETGKSLRQIVLERELMNPDELAQVLNLEEMSALPQSEG; from the coding sequence ATGAGTGAAACAACAGGCGCAGCTTACCGTATAGAAAAAGATTCAATGGGAGAACGGCAAATCCCCGTTGAGGCTTATTACGGGATTCAAACGCTACGGGCAATGGAAAATTTTCCCATTAGTGGCATTAAGCCATTGCCCACGTATGTAGATGCTTGCGTGCTGATCAAAAAAGCCACGGCGATCGCTAATGGTGAACTCGGTTGTATTTCCCAAGAACTCAGCCACGCGATTGTCCAAGCAGCGGATGAAATTCTCCAAGGTAAATTCCGCGATCAATTTGTGGTGGATGTCTATCAAGCTGGGGCGGGGACTTCCCACCACATGAATATCAATGAAGTGCTAGCCAATCGTGCGCTGGAACTTCTGGGAGAAGAGAAGGGCAACTACAAGCGCGTCAGCCCTAACGACCATGTTAACTATGGTCAGTCCACCAATGATGTGATTCCGACCGCCATTCGCATCGGTGGTTTATTAGCCTTGGAACATAGCTTGTACCCCGCTTTATCCGATGCGGTTACCGCCTTGGATAATAAGGCAGATGAATTTCAGGATATTGTGAAATCGGGCAGAACCCACATGCAAGATGCTGTGCCCGTGCGATTGGGGGAAAGTTTTCGGGCTTGGGCACAAATCCTCTCCGAACATATGAATCGGATTGAAAGAGCCTCTGAAGATTTAATGGTACTGGGTTTGGGAGGAAGTGCCGCAGGAACGGGTTTAAACACTCATCCCCAGTATCGGCAGCGAGTCGCCCAAATTCTCTCTGAGTTGATCGATAAACCCCTGCGAACCACCCCGCACCTGATGGCGGCGATGCAGAGTATGGCACCCTTTGTCAGTGTTTCGGGTAGTTTACGCAACTTGGCACAAGATTGTGTGAAAATTTCTCATGACTTGCGGCTGATGGATTCGGGGCCAAAAACGGGTTTGAAAGAAATACAGTTGCCGCCCGTGCAACCCGGTTCATCGATTATGCCAGGTAAGTATAATCCGGTGATGGCAGAAATGACCTCAATGGTTTGCTTTCAGGTGATGGGCTACGATAGTGCGATCGCGCTGGCGGCTCAAGCGGGACAATTAGAACTGAATGTGATGATGCCGCTGATTGCTTACAACCTGATTCACAGCATCGAAATTTTGGGGAACACCCTCTCGGCTTTGACGAAACGGGGAATTGAGGGAATCCAGGTGAATCGCGATCGCTGTTTAGCCTATGCAGAAGGTAGCCTCGCCCTCGTTACTGCCTTAAATCCTCATATCGGTTATCTCAACGCGGCGGCTGTAGCTAAGGAATCTCTAGAAACCGGCAAATCTTTGCGGCAAATTGTTCTGGAACGAGAACTGATGAATCCTGACGAGTTAGCGCAAGTGTTAAACCTAGAGGAAATGAGCGCTTTGCCCCAATCTGAAGGCTGA
- the menH gene encoding 2-succinyl-6-hydroxy-2,4-cyclohexadiene-1-carboxylate synthase, which produces MTFDHFKWHYFFRGNRAKPLILFLHGFMGDSNEFNQVISLLSDQFCYLSVDLPGHGRTRVMGGEECYTMSNTAHALINLLDQLNVQNCFLVGYSMGGRLALYLTLHFSQRFSRIVLESTSPGLKTQGDRLERIQRDFELANKLEKSNFSRFLANWYSQPLFASLKNHPDFDSLKQTRLQNNQFELAKSLRNLGTGCQPSLWEKLQNNKNYLLLLVGEYDTKFITINSEMIRLCPFAQLEIVSNCGHNIHFEDPKTFVENVQSFLI; this is translated from the coding sequence ATGACGTTTGATCATTTTAAATGGCACTATTTTTTCAGAGGTAATAGAGCTAAACCTCTGATTCTTTTTTTGCATGGATTTATGGGTGACAGCAATGAATTTAATCAAGTTATTTCCTTATTGTCTGACCAATTTTGTTATCTAAGCGTTGACCTTCCCGGTCATGGAAGAACTAGGGTGATGGGAGGGGAAGAGTGCTACACGATGTCAAACACCGCCCATGCCTTGATTAACTTGCTAGACCAGTTAAATGTGCAAAATTGCTTTTTAGTCGGCTATTCGATGGGGGGTCGATTGGCTTTATACCTAACTCTTCATTTTTCACAACGTTTCTCTAGGATTGTGCTTGAATCTACATCTCCGGGTCTGAAAACCCAAGGGGATCGATTAGAACGAATCCAACGTGATTTTGAGCTAGCGAATAAATTGGAAAAAAGTAATTTTTCAAGATTTTTAGCCAATTGGTATAGCCAGCCGCTTTTCGCTTCTTTAAAAAATCATCCAGATTTTGATTCTTTAAAACAAACCCGATTACAAAATAATCAGTTTGAATTAGCTAAATCACTGCGTAATCTAGGTACTGGATGTCAGCCTTCTTTATGGGAGAAACTCCAAAATAACAAAAATTATCTGCTCTTGCTAGTTGGTGAATATGACACCAAATTTATAACCATCAACTCTGAAATGATTAGATTGTGCCCATTCGCACAGCTAGAAATTGTTAGTAATTGTGGTCATAATATCCACTTTGAAGACCCGAAAACATTTGTTGAGAATGTTCAGTCATTCTTAATATAA
- a CDS encoding phosphodiester glycosidase family protein has protein sequence MNAAKKLFFFFFTLISSLLIAPTFTPPSSYQPIEVIDGAALYKQELTDGNEAYLQVINLHKMQIDQLIGEVDNMGLRQGKYYQGEGEHYSPFFQRKLFEEVTNEYKQLYSDAVFSIINCSFFEQYKSSTQLSFPIKLNGKVISAGNSPYGPISQPRDAFYSKVRLKALVWDDKQAYITDYDPTTGAPLNERGVQNALVTYKYSDHPAKVLAQNQRNRYHVIGTLNFDGIKGDELLLIVTVNKATLDEAADLLRQLGVKGDIITVDGGTSTYLFNSRMGNIMLPQSANPKDSPSFRNLPHYLGFRKRGKQQVSPHIFVNQPAGKVLLEENQPYLILWRDNLDGEVTIELYERNKLIQVISPRTASDGVYEWIPDRPVKEGYSIRISSLKNQKIFDTLQLQ, from the coding sequence ATGAACGCTGCAAAAAAACTCTTTTTTTTCTTTTTTACTCTGATCAGTAGTCTTTTGATTGCCCCAACCTTCACCCCTCCATCTTCTTATCAGCCCATTGAAGTCATAGACGGTGCAGCTTTGTATAAACAAGAACTAACTGACGGCAACGAAGCCTATCTGCAAGTTATTAACCTGCACAAAATGCAAATAGACCAACTGATTGGAGAGGTAGATAATATGGGTCTACGACAGGGGAAATACTATCAAGGAGAAGGTGAGCATTACAGCCCTTTCTTTCAAAGGAAGCTGTTTGAGGAAGTGACCAACGAATATAAACAACTGTACAGTGACGCAGTTTTTTCCATCATCAATTGTTCTTTTTTTGAGCAATACAAATCCAGTACACAGCTTTCCTTCCCGATTAAACTTAATGGCAAAGTCATCAGTGCTGGAAATAGCCCCTATGGACCTATCAGCCAACCCAGGGATGCGTTTTATAGTAAAGTCCGCCTGAAGGCTTTGGTCTGGGATGACAAGCAAGCGTACATTACGGATTACGACCCGACTACGGGTGCGCCTCTGAACGAAAGGGGTGTTCAAAATGCGCTCGTTACTTACAAATACAGCGACCATCCGGCTAAAGTATTAGCCCAAAATCAACGAAATAGGTATCATGTCATCGGTACACTCAATTTTGATGGTATTAAAGGCGACGAACTGCTGTTAATCGTGACAGTGAACAAAGCAACACTGGACGAAGCCGCCGATTTATTACGTCAATTAGGCGTCAAAGGGGATATCATAACCGTTGACGGCGGCACCTCTACTTACCTGTTCAATTCCCGGATGGGGAATATTATGCTACCTCAATCGGCTAATCCCAAAGATAGTCCTTCCTTCCGCAACCTGCCACATTATCTAGGATTTCGCAAGAGAGGCAAACAGCAGGTTTCGCCACACATCTTTGTCAATCAACCTGCTGGTAAGGTACTCCTTGAGGAGAATCAGCCTTATCTCATATTGTGGAGGGACAATCTCGACGGCGAGGTGACGATTGAGTTGTACGAAAGGAACAAACTGATTCAAGTCATCTCTCCCCGTACTGCCAGCGATGGGGTTTATGAGTGGATACCAGATAGACCCGTGAAAGAGGGCTATTCTATTCGTATTTCTAGCTTAAAAAACCAGAAGATTTTCGATACGTTGCAATTACAATGA
- a CDS encoding ABC transporter ATP-binding protein codes for MSHPILDVRHLSIEFPTQKKRVPAVQNVSFTLTAGETLGIVGESGSGKSVTSLAVIGLLSPTAKVTGEILFHNPNTANTNPINLLALPTHQRRIYRGGLISMVFQEPLTSLNPVYTCGEQVVEAILLHHQVSRKDAYRRAIALFDEVKLPDARGMMNRYPHQLSGGQQQRVMIAIALSGNPAILIADEPTTALDVTIQATILQLLRELRDARGMSILFITHDMGVIAEIADRVVVMYRGQAVETASVYHLFANPQHPYTQGLLNCRPRPEKQLKRLPTVSDFMEVTTNAEGEIEIRAKTHSLEERNLLLAEVSDGEVKNRYQNLQQQQPLLSVRHLTKEFSVGTNFFGKKTGFKAVDDVSFEVYPGETLGLVGESGCGKTTLSRCLLRLIEPTSGEIIFDGDSVLELDAKTLRRLRRYMQIVFQNPYGSLDARQSIGKALMEPMEIHRLGHSQQERRQKALNLLERVGLDGSAFNRMPHEFSGGQRQRICIARTLACEPRFIVCDESVSALDVSVQAQVLNLLKDLQQDFGLTYIFISHDLSVVKFVSDRIMVMNQGRIEEIGTADSIYNNPQRDYTRQLIAAIPDSNLEDIQARQLR; via the coding sequence ATGTCCCATCCCATCCTCGATGTTCGTCATCTATCCATCGAGTTTCCCACCCAAAAAAAGCGAGTACCCGCCGTCCAAAATGTCTCTTTCACCCTTACCGCCGGAGAAACCTTAGGAATTGTCGGTGAGTCAGGTTCCGGGAAATCCGTAACATCGCTAGCCGTTATTGGACTGTTATCCCCCACCGCTAAAGTGACTGGGGAAATTTTATTTCATAACCCCAATACGGCGAATACCAATCCCATCAATCTATTAGCACTTCCGACTCACCAAAGACGGATTTATCGGGGTGGGTTAATTTCGATGGTGTTTCAAGAACCCCTGACTTCCCTAAACCCGGTTTACACCTGTGGCGAACAGGTGGTGGAAGCGATTTTGTTACATCATCAGGTTTCTCGCAAGGATGCTTATCGAAGAGCGATCGCACTTTTTGATGAAGTCAAATTACCCGACGCCAGAGGCATGATGAACCGCTATCCTCACCAACTTTCAGGGGGTCAACAGCAACGGGTGATGATTGCGATCGCATTAAGTGGCAACCCCGCCATCCTAATTGCCGATGAACCCACAACCGCGTTAGATGTCACCATTCAGGCGACGATTTTACAATTGCTGCGAGAACTGCGCGACGCTAGAGGCATGTCCATTCTCTTCATTACCCACGACATGGGAGTCATTGCAGAAATTGCTGATCGTGTGGTGGTTATGTATCGGGGTCAGGCGGTAGAAACAGCCAGCGTTTATCACCTATTTGCTAATCCTCAACACCCCTACACTCAAGGATTACTCAACTGTCGTCCTCGCCCGGAAAAGCAGTTAAAACGCTTGCCAACGGTGAGTGATTTTATGGAAGTTACAACGAATGCGGAGGGTGAAATTGAAATTCGCGCTAAAACCCATAGTTTAGAAGAAAGAAACTTGTTGTTAGCTGAAGTCAGTGATGGGGAGGTTAAAAACCGCTATCAGAATTTGCAACAACAGCAACCTTTACTCTCTGTGCGTCACTTAACGAAAGAATTTTCAGTCGGAACGAATTTCTTTGGCAAGAAAACAGGATTCAAAGCCGTTGATGATGTTAGTTTTGAGGTCTATCCAGGTGAAACATTAGGCTTAGTGGGAGAATCGGGTTGCGGCAAAACGACCTTGAGTCGCTGCCTTTTACGCTTGATTGAACCCACTTCCGGCGAGATTATTTTTGATGGTGATTCGGTTCTAGAACTGGATGCTAAAACACTGCGCCGCCTGCGCCGCTATATGCAAATTGTCTTCCAAAATCCCTATGGTTCCTTAGATGCAAGGCAGAGTATTGGCAAAGCTTTGATGGAACCGATGGAAATTCATCGCCTCGGTCATTCGCAACAGGAACGCCGACAAAAAGCGCTCAACTTGTTAGAACGGGTTGGACTGGATGGCAGCGCTTTCAATCGAATGCCCCATGAATTTTCTGGGGGTCAAAGACAGCGAATTTGTATTGCGCGAACCTTAGCTTGTGAACCGCGATTTATTGTTTGTGATGAGTCAGTTTCAGCCCTGGATGTCTCAGTTCAAGCACAGGTACTCAATCTCCTGAAAGATTTGCAACAAGATTTTGGCTTGACTTACATCTTTATTTCCCACGATTTGAGTGTGGTCAAGTTTGTCAGCGATCGCATTATGGTGATGAATCAAGGGCGGATTGAAGAAATTGGCACGGCTGATTCTATTTACAACAACCCCCAACGAGACTATACACGTCAGCTTATTGCAGCAATTCCTGATAGCAATCTAGAAGATATTCAAGCTAGACAATTGCGTTGA
- a CDS encoding DNA starvation/stationary phase protection protein — MAETQGILRTFGEVYDNPVLLERNVTAPICEGLNIALASFQALYLQYQKHHFVVEGAEFYMLHQFFNESYDDVQEHVHDIGERLDGLGGVPAASFAALAQLCCFTPEADGVFSCREMVEHDLAAEQALIQLIRRQAGQAESLGDRGTRYLYEQILLKTEERAYHLAHFLAPDSLTLGFVSGSQN; from the coding sequence ATGGCAGAAACTCAGGGTATATTACGCACCTTTGGCGAAGTCTACGATAATCCAGTCTTGTTAGAGCGGAATGTCACTGCACCGATTTGTGAAGGACTGAACATTGCTTTGGCAAGTTTTCAAGCGCTCTACCTGCAATACCAGAAACATCACTTTGTGGTGGAAGGTGCTGAATTTTACATGCTGCACCAGTTCTTTAATGAGAGCTACGATGACGTGCAGGAGCACGTCCATGATATTGGAGAGCGCTTAGATGGACTGGGCGGTGTTCCGGCAGCTAGCTTCGCGGCACTGGCGCAATTGTGTTGCTTTACGCCAGAAGCGGATGGAGTCTTTTCGTGCCGCGAGATGGTAGAACACGATCTAGCCGCAGAACAAGCCTTGATTCAACTAATTCGGCGTCAGGCAGGACAAGCAGAAAGTTTGGGCGATCGCGGTACCCGCTATCTGTACGAACAAATCCTGCTGAAAACCGAGGAAAGAGCTTACCATTTGGCTCACTTCCTCGCTCCTGACAGCTTAACGCTGGGGTTTGTCTCCGGTTCACAAAACTAG
- a CDS encoding homocysteine biosynthesis protein — MRTLAEINDKIRRRCAVVWTIEELKARVAEVGVTQTAKEVDVVTTGTFEPMESSGAIINLGHTDPPMKIRKCWLDGIPAYAGFGAVDLYLGATQGVDYIDTGEVPDVEELRERGGGHVIEDLIADKPVHLRAMGQVTDCYPRASFETTITRETINQFYLFNPRNLYQNFIVGVNGGDRPLFTYLGPLQPRLANAVYSNPGAISPLLNDPELKLIGIGTQIFLGGGIGYIAWEGTQHFPLQKRLPNRTPIGPSATLALIGDAKQMSPKWVRGCYFKNYGPSLMLGVGVPLPVLNEEVVNGCAVQDQDVVAPVVDFSIPRRVRPTFGLVSYAQLKTGRITVDGKSVKVAPLASIFRSRQVAVELKQWILQGDFTLTEPVASIPMNRSFLPQDLYTS, encoded by the coding sequence ATGCGAACCCTTGCTGAAATTAATGACAAAATTCGTCGCCGATGTGCGGTGGTATGGACAATAGAGGAACTTAAAGCCAGGGTGGCAGAGGTTGGTGTCACTCAGACGGCCAAGGAAGTAGATGTTGTAACTACTGGCACGTTTGAGCCAATGGAGTCTTCAGGTGCCATTATTAATTTGGGTCACACAGACCCACCCATGAAAATTCGCAAGTGTTGGTTGGATGGTATTCCCGCCTATGCTGGGTTTGGGGCAGTGGATTTGTATTTGGGAGCCACTCAAGGGGTAGATTATATCGATACGGGAGAGGTGCCTGATGTCGAGGAATTGAGAGAACGAGGCGGCGGTCATGTGATAGAAGACTTGATTGCGGATAAACCTGTACATTTGCGCGCGATGGGACAGGTGACAGACTGCTATCCCAGGGCGTCTTTTGAGACAACGATTACCCGCGAGACGATTAATCAATTTTATCTATTTAATCCTCGCAATCTCTATCAAAATTTTATTGTTGGGGTCAATGGAGGCGATCGCCCACTGTTCACCTACCTCGGTCCCTTACAACCGCGACTCGCCAATGCCGTTTACTCCAACCCTGGAGCAATTTCCCCCCTGCTGAATGACCCCGAGCTCAAACTCATTGGTATCGGCACCCAAATTTTCCTCGGTGGTGGCATTGGTTACATCGCCTGGGAAGGTACCCAACACTTTCCCTTACAAAAACGCCTTCCCAATCGAACACCCATCGGCCCATCCGCGACATTAGCTTTGATCGGGGATGCCAAGCAAATGAGTCCCAAGTGGGTACGGGGTTGTTACTTCAAAAATTATGGCCCGTCTCTGATGCTGGGTGTGGGTGTGCCACTCCCGGTATTGAACGAGGAGGTGGTCAATGGCTGTGCTGTCCAAGATCAGGATGTTGTTGCACCGGTGGTAGATTTCTCCATCCCCCGGCGCGTCCGTCCTACCTTTGGTTTAGTCAGCTATGCCCAACTCAAGACAGGTCGCATCACCGTTGATGGCAAATCTGTCAAGGTCGCGCCTCTGGCGAGTATCTTTCGTTCGCGGCAAGTTGCGGTGGAATTAAAGCAGTGGATTCTCCAGGGTGACTTTACGCTGACTGAACCCGTAGCCTCCATTCCGATGAACCGATCCTTTTTACCTCAAGATTTGTACACCTCTTGA